A region from the Arachis ipaensis cultivar K30076 chromosome B01, Araip1.1, whole genome shotgun sequence genome encodes:
- the LOC110271854 gene encoding uncharacterized protein LOC110271854 isoform X1 — protein sequence MNLDSNVSISREGENHIQHDNTASSVKKSAVDQCKKSSLLIDDSSMADAEEIEWDPMFCSLPFDDKEQSKEASEKNPILVATPTKMSWTPTQTPKSGNVTTGEASSNSKKSRSAKLVSHEWIQNYEVISKPRSQGGRVDKFYHHKYTGMKFRSLKEVERYENYGILPGPRRKTQDIENPKTHADEEMVGIEVKETKTKYKKQESSEEDFIDIIKKADKEERKRMVEDFLREASYNLMHSFDGDSPDASSSIC from the exons ATGAATTTAGACTCAAATGTATCAATTTCGAGGGAAGGAGAAAATCATATCCAACATGATAATACCGCATCTTCTGTGAAGAAAAGTGCAGTG GATCAATGCAAAAAATCTTCATTATTAATAGATGATTCAAGCATGGCAGATGCTGAAGAAATCGAATGGGATCCAATGTTCTGCAGTCTTCCATTTGATGATaag GAACAATCCAAAGAAGCAAGTGAGAAAAATCCAATACTTGTTGCGACTCCAACAAAAATGTCATGGACCCCAACTCAAACTCCTAAG AGTGGGAATGTGACTACTGGGGAAGCATCTTCgaattcaaaaaaatcaagatCTGCAAAGTTGGTTTCACATGAATGGATTCAAAATTATGAGGTTATATCTAAACCAAGAAGCCAAGGTGGGAGGGTTGATAAG TTCTATCATCATAAGTACACAGGGATGAAGTTTCGATCTTTGAAAGAGGTGGAAAGGTATGAAAATTATGGAATTCTTCCAGGGCCTAGAAGGAAAACACAAGATATTGAAAATCCTAAAACACATGCTGATGAG gaaaTGGTTGGTATTGAGGTAAAGGAAACAAAAACCAAATACAAGAAACAAGAATCATCTGAA GAGGATTTCATTGATATTATTAAGAAAGCagacaaagaagaaagaaagcgaATGGTTGAAGATTTTCTGAGAGAAGCTTCTTACAACTTGATGCACTCTTTTGATGGTG ATTCTCCTGACGCTTCATCATCAATATGTTAG
- the LOC107630341 gene encoding ACT domain-containing protein ACR4 isoform X1, translated as MALISEVNMSFSHYMDDEYEKLFRRMNPPRVVIDNESSKKATVIRVDSANKHGILLEVVQILTDLNLIVNKAYISSDGGWFMDVFNVTDQDGNKVMDEAILDYIRKSLGPESCCTSSMRSVGVKQTMDHTAIELMGSDRPGLLSEVSAVLTDLKCNIINAEVWTHNTRAASVMHVTDEETGAAITDPQRLSLIKELLANVLGGGNKVRGASSVVTEQVTHTDRRLHQMMFADRDYERPDDNEFDEKRRPKVTVVNWSDKDYSVVTIRCKDRAKLLFDIVCTLTDMQYVVFHASIDTEGPNAFQEYYIKHIDGSPVKSDAERQRVIQCLEAAIQRRVSEGLKLELCTTDRFGLLSDVTRIFRENSLTVNRAEVTTKGGKAVNTFYVSGASGCPVDSKTIDTIRQAIGNTILKVKGRPEELEPATTQDSPTRFLFGGFFKSRSFVNFGLIKSYS; from the exons ATGG CTTTAATTTCAGAGGTTAATATGAGTTTCTCTCACTATATGGATGATGAATATGAGAAACTCTTCAGAAGAATGAATCCACCAAG AGTTGTAATTGATAATGAATCCAGCAAGAAAGCCACTGTTATAAGG GTTGATAGTGCAAACAAGCATGGAATACTCCTTGAAGTCGTGCAAATTCTGACCGATCTAAACCTCATCGTAAATAAGGCTTACATCTCTTCAGATGGAGGATGGTTCATGGATG TGTTTAATGTCACTGACCAGGACGGAAACAAGGTCATGGATGAAGCTATTCTGGACTACATTCGAAAG TCACTCGGTCCAGAATCATGCTGTACATCGTCCATGAGATCTGTCGGGGTCAAGCAAACTATGGACCACACCGCCATAGAACTAATGGGAAGCGATAGGCCAGGATTGCTTTCAGAAGTGAGTGCGGTGCTAACTGACCTCAAGTGCAACATAATCAATGCAGAGGTGTGGACTCACAATACCCGTGCAGCCTCCGTGATGCATGTAACGGACGAAGAAACCGGCGCTGCAATCACCGACCCTCAAAGGCTCTCACTAATTAAAGAACTCCTAGCCAATGTGCTTGGTGGTGGCAACAAAGTCAGGGGAGCTAGCAGTGTAGTCACCGAACAAGTTACGCATACTGATAGAAGGCTTCACCAGATGATGTTTGCCGATAGGGATTATGAACGACCCGACGACAATGAGTTTGATGAGAAGAGAAGACCAAAAGTGACCGTTGTGAATTGGTCCGACAAAGATTACTCTGTTGTTACTATCCGATGCAAGGATCGAGCAAAGCTTCTGTTCGATATTGTTTGTACTTTGACAGATATGCAGTATGTGGTTTTCCATGCAAGTATCGATACGGAGGGTCCAAATGCATTTCAG GAATATTACATTAAACACATAGATGGATCCCCCGTAAAATCGGATGCAGAAAGACAAAGAGTGATTCAGTGTCTTGAAGCTGCAATTCAGAGAAGAGTATCCGAG GGTTTGAAGCTAGAACTCTGCACAACCGACAGATTCGGACTTCTGTCCGATGTCACGCGTATCTTTCGAGAGAACAGCCTCACAGTTAACAGGGCGGAAGTGACGACCAAAGGTGGCAAAGCCGTTAACACATTTTATGTTAGTGGCGCATCCGGTTGCCCCGTAGATTCTAAAACCATAGACACCATTCGGCAAGCAATCGGAAACACCATACTAAAAGTAAAGGGTAGGCCGGAAGAGTTGGAACCGGCAACGACGCAGGATTCTCCGACAAGGTTCCTCTTTGGTGGGTTTTTCAAATCAAGGTCCTTTGTTAACTTTGGTTTGATAAAGTCTTATTCATGA
- the LOC107630341 gene encoding ACT domain-containing protein ACR4 isoform X2 — protein MEVNMSFSHYMDDEYEKLFRRMNPPRVVIDNESSKKATVIRVDSANKHGILLEVVQILTDLNLIVNKAYISSDGGWFMDVFNVTDQDGNKVMDEAILDYIRKSLGPESCCTSSMRSVGVKQTMDHTAIELMGSDRPGLLSEVSAVLTDLKCNIINAEVWTHNTRAASVMHVTDEETGAAITDPQRLSLIKELLANVLGGGNKVRGASSVVTEQVTHTDRRLHQMMFADRDYERPDDNEFDEKRRPKVTVVNWSDKDYSVVTIRCKDRAKLLFDIVCTLTDMQYVVFHASIDTEGPNAFQEYYIKHIDGSPVKSDAERQRVIQCLEAAIQRRVSEGLKLELCTTDRFGLLSDVTRIFRENSLTVNRAEVTTKGGKAVNTFYVSGASGCPVDSKTIDTIRQAIGNTILKVKGRPEELEPATTQDSPTRFLFGGFFKSRSFVNFGLIKSYS, from the exons ATGG AGGTTAATATGAGTTTCTCTCACTATATGGATGATGAATATGAGAAACTCTTCAGAAGAATGAATCCACCAAG AGTTGTAATTGATAATGAATCCAGCAAGAAAGCCACTGTTATAAGG GTTGATAGTGCAAACAAGCATGGAATACTCCTTGAAGTCGTGCAAATTCTGACCGATCTAAACCTCATCGTAAATAAGGCTTACATCTCTTCAGATGGAGGATGGTTCATGGATG TGTTTAATGTCACTGACCAGGACGGAAACAAGGTCATGGATGAAGCTATTCTGGACTACATTCGAAAG TCACTCGGTCCAGAATCATGCTGTACATCGTCCATGAGATCTGTCGGGGTCAAGCAAACTATGGACCACACCGCCATAGAACTAATGGGAAGCGATAGGCCAGGATTGCTTTCAGAAGTGAGTGCGGTGCTAACTGACCTCAAGTGCAACATAATCAATGCAGAGGTGTGGACTCACAATACCCGTGCAGCCTCCGTGATGCATGTAACGGACGAAGAAACCGGCGCTGCAATCACCGACCCTCAAAGGCTCTCACTAATTAAAGAACTCCTAGCCAATGTGCTTGGTGGTGGCAACAAAGTCAGGGGAGCTAGCAGTGTAGTCACCGAACAAGTTACGCATACTGATAGAAGGCTTCACCAGATGATGTTTGCCGATAGGGATTATGAACGACCCGACGACAATGAGTTTGATGAGAAGAGAAGACCAAAAGTGACCGTTGTGAATTGGTCCGACAAAGATTACTCTGTTGTTACTATCCGATGCAAGGATCGAGCAAAGCTTCTGTTCGATATTGTTTGTACTTTGACAGATATGCAGTATGTGGTTTTCCATGCAAGTATCGATACGGAGGGTCCAAATGCATTTCAG GAATATTACATTAAACACATAGATGGATCCCCCGTAAAATCGGATGCAGAAAGACAAAGAGTGATTCAGTGTCTTGAAGCTGCAATTCAGAGAAGAGTATCCGAG GGTTTGAAGCTAGAACTCTGCACAACCGACAGATTCGGACTTCTGTCCGATGTCACGCGTATCTTTCGAGAGAACAGCCTCACAGTTAACAGGGCGGAAGTGACGACCAAAGGTGGCAAAGCCGTTAACACATTTTATGTTAGTGGCGCATCCGGTTGCCCCGTAGATTCTAAAACCATAGACACCATTCGGCAAGCAATCGGAAACACCATACTAAAAGTAAAGGGTAGGCCGGAAGAGTTGGAACCGGCAACGACGCAGGATTCTCCGACAAGGTTCCTCTTTGGTGGGTTTTTCAAATCAAGGTCCTTTGTTAACTTTGGTTTGATAAAGTCTTATTCATGA
- the LOC110271854 gene encoding uncharacterized protein LOC110271854 isoform X2, protein MNLDSNVSISREGENHIQHDNTASSVKKSAVDQCKKSSLLIDDSSMADAEEIEWDPMFCSLPFDDKEQSKEASEKNPILVATPTKMSWTPTQTPKSGNVTTGEASSNSKKSRSAKLVSHEWIQNYEVISKPRSQGGRVDKFYHHKYTGMKFRSLKEVERYENYGILPGPRRKTQDIENPKTHADEEMVGIEVKETKTKYKKQESSEEDFIDIIKKADKEERKRMVEDFLREASYNLMHSFDDSPDASSSIC, encoded by the exons ATGAATTTAGACTCAAATGTATCAATTTCGAGGGAAGGAGAAAATCATATCCAACATGATAATACCGCATCTTCTGTGAAGAAAAGTGCAGTG GATCAATGCAAAAAATCTTCATTATTAATAGATGATTCAAGCATGGCAGATGCTGAAGAAATCGAATGGGATCCAATGTTCTGCAGTCTTCCATTTGATGATaag GAACAATCCAAAGAAGCAAGTGAGAAAAATCCAATACTTGTTGCGACTCCAACAAAAATGTCATGGACCCCAACTCAAACTCCTAAG AGTGGGAATGTGACTACTGGGGAAGCATCTTCgaattcaaaaaaatcaagatCTGCAAAGTTGGTTTCACATGAATGGATTCAAAATTATGAGGTTATATCTAAACCAAGAAGCCAAGGTGGGAGGGTTGATAAG TTCTATCATCATAAGTACACAGGGATGAAGTTTCGATCTTTGAAAGAGGTGGAAAGGTATGAAAATTATGGAATTCTTCCAGGGCCTAGAAGGAAAACACAAGATATTGAAAATCCTAAAACACATGCTGATGAG gaaaTGGTTGGTATTGAGGTAAAGGAAACAAAAACCAAATACAAGAAACAAGAATCATCTGAA GAGGATTTCATTGATATTATTAAGAAAGCagacaaagaagaaagaaagcgaATGGTTGAAGATTTTCTGAGAGAAGCTTCTTACAACTTGATGCACTCTTTTGATG ATTCTCCTGACGCTTCATCATCAATATGTTAG